In one window of Pristiophorus japonicus isolate sPriJap1 chromosome 9, sPriJap1.hap1, whole genome shotgun sequence DNA:
- the LOC139273901 gene encoding uncharacterized protein, translating into MLHNLAITRGQALPVWIAQEEDNDEEKAGWAPLASHTFHGGGSMEMLPDQESKLQVDHPKSGVPKFGMFRNPDTGLIRDGVVRKPESVPKSGLPPPRRPDFAPTSPPLQPNLAPALGGPTSLQPYLDTPSAAQSRPSPRRPDLAPTLPRHGLGGPISPRPSATRPRSNPTSTRPRRPDLAPTLGDPTSLQPDLAPTLPRHAFDGLTSPQPLAALPHPCAWPSPRPSVALPRPDPRRPDLAPTLGDPTSPRPSVALPRHAFGGPISPQPSAARPRSNPTSTRPRRPDLAPTLGDPTSLQPDLAPTLPRHALGGPISPRPSATRPRSSPTSLQPYLDTPSAA; encoded by the exons atgttgcacaacttggccatcacgagGGGCCAGGCCTTGCCAGTGTGGATTGCTCAAGAGGAGGACAACGACGAAGAGAAGGCTGGCTGGGCCCCATTGGCTAGCCACAccttccacgggggaggcagcatggagatgctgccggaccaagagtc aaaGCTACAGGTTGATCATCCGAAATCCggcgttccaaaattcggaatgttccggaatccggacaccgggctgatCCGGGACGGGGTCGTCCGGAAGCCGGAaagtgttccgaaatccggacttcccccgcctcggcggcccgacttcgccccgacctcacccccgcTCCAGCCCaatctcgccccagccctcggcggcccgacctcgctccaacCCTACCTCGACACGCCCTCGGCGGCCCaatctcgccccagccctcggcggcccgacctcgctccaacCCTACCTCGACACGGCCTCGGCGGCCCAATCTCGCCCCGACCCTCGGCGACCCGACCTCGCTCCAACCCTACCTCGACAcgccctcggcggcccgatctcgccccgaccctcggcgacccgacctcgctccagccCGACCTCGCTCCAACCCTACCTCGACACGCCTTcgacggcctgacctcgccccagcccttggCTGCTTTACCTCACCCCTGCGCCTGGCCCTCGCCCCGACCCTCggtggccctacctcgccccgaccctcggcggcctgacctcgccccgaccctcggcgacccaacctcgccccgaccctcgGTGGCCCTACCTCGACACGCCTTCGGCGGCCCaatctcgccccagccctcggcggcccgacctcgctccaacCCTACCTCGACAcgccctcggcggcccgatctcgccccgaccctcggcgacccgacctcgctccagccCGACCTCGCTCCAACCCTACCTCGACAcgccctcggcggcccgatctcgccccgaccctcggcgacccgacctcgctccagccCGACTTCGCTCCAACCCTACCTCGACACGCcttcggcggcctga